TGGATCCAAAGTAAATGCCAGTGTAACTGGCATACCTTCAAGAGCATTTTCCTGACTAGAAGGGGGACTCGATTTGATTaagtaatatacacacacacacacacagtttatgtgGTGAGTGAGCATGCAGGCCCAGGGAAAGCCAAAGGAACTGAAGCGGCTTAGGTCTTTCTGCCAAGctgggggttttgtgtgtgtgtgtgtgtgtgtgtgtgtgtgtgtgtgtgtgtgtgtgtgtgtgtgtgtgtgtgtgtgtgtgtgtgtgtgtgtgcgtgcatgcatgcgtgcgtgcgtgagagagagagagagagagagagagagagagagagagagagagagagttagttagtggtgggggaggtgggcacatgcctgtgtgtgtgcgtgtgcgtgtgtgtgtgtctgtatggactgtgtgtgggggggtggcttcatgtctgcgtgcctgtgtgtttgttgttgtatgtgtgtgtgtgtgtgtgtgcttgtacgtgtatgtatgcatgtttgtgtgtatgtgtgcgtattgtgtgtgtgtgtgtctgtgtgtctgtgtgtgtgcgtgtgtgtgtgcgcgcgcatgcatgagtgtgtcctATTGAAATGGaaatgcttttgtgtgtgagtgtttatgtgtgtattcctgtgtccGCCTGCATGCATggttgtgcatgtgcacatgccaTTTCAGTGAAGGGATTGAGAAAGTTTGTGAGATTTCTGAGGTCTCTAAGCTGTTGTAAATTTCAGTGAagctttttaaataaaagtgTGGACGAACAATAGAACTGAATACTTTCTAAGTAAATAAAATGTGTATTCTGACACACTGCACCATCAGCGGCCTAACGGCTAAATATCTTTGATCTACATTTCACATTCACTCTGAAATTGAATTGGCTTGGCTGGTGGCACAGTTATCACTAAATGAAAGCTGTTAACTGCTATAGATTGTGTTTGATAGGTGCTAACAAATGTGACGGAGGTCTGATTGACCCAAACAGGCAGAGAGATCATGCCCTTCCTTCGTTAACAGTTTACATGTGGCACCTTTGCAAGTCCTTAACATATCCTAAACAtcaaaaggcgtgtgtgtgtgtgtgtgtgtgtgtgtgtgtgtgtgtgtgtgtgtgtgtgtgtgtgtgtgtgtgtgtgtgtgtgtgtgtgtgtgcttgtgtgtgtatgtatgtaccgtaAGTATGTGTGTATTCCTCAGAGGattgagcatgtgtatgtgtgtatgtgtgtatgtgtgtgtgcgtgtgcatgagcgtgtgtgtgcgagtgtcaatgtgtgtattcctcagaggtgtgtgtgtgtgtgtgtgagcgtgtgtgggcATGCGCCCTTGTGTGTattcctcaggtgtgtgtgtgtgtgtgtgtgtgtgtgtgtgtgtgtgtgtgtgtgtgtgtgtgtgtgtgtgtgtattcctccgcggtgtgtgtagtggtgtgctcCTTCATGTCCTCCAATAAGCAGGTCTAATGGGCGTGATCACACCTGGCTTTTGTATGGAGATTTGTCTGGGGCTTCAGAGCCACGGAAAGCCCCATTCACGCTAATCCGCAATCCATAGCCGATGTGTACTGGTGTGCTAAACCCTACAATCACATTTAGGGCACAAGCTCAACACTTTAGATGTGGATTGGAGAGGGGATCTGTAAGGGATATAGGTATACTATGCCTAAATGAAATAGTAGTGTAAGTAGTGCCTGGCCACGGTGGGGAGTTGTGAATTTCTCAGCTAATCAACCATTCAATATTTCACCTTGAAAAGGGAAAAGCTCAACACTCAGATGTGGATTGGAGAGGGGATCTGACAGGGATAATTCTGTAGGTATATGGTAGTGCCTGTGACGGACTGCTCTGTGGCTGCGAATTGTGAAATCAGCTATTCAACTGTTCAGGAATTCACTATGACTATGGAGAAAAAAAGGTTTTATGTTTCCATTTCGAGTTGTAGTGTGTTTCCTGCTGTTGTTGTGTCATGGCAGTTCTCTTGCATAAATACTCCATGCACATCCCGTTAGTGCATGATCACATGCAGGCACACTAACTTCAACCTAAGACACACCATGGAACAAGGTTAGATCATCTTTGCAGAATGCACCCGCCCAAAATCATTCAGAGTGAACACGTCGTTTAGAAAATGACTATTTATTTCTTAAAATAAGTTTAGCGGATCCAGTGATATATGTAAATAAACAATAATCAGGTTAAAGTGCCAAATAACAGTTAtacaaaaaatggaaaaaaatctgtACAAAATATTACAAATGGAATGTTGATTTGTCACAGAAATAGACAATGGCTGTGTGTGGCTGGCCTTCTCCCATACGCTTACAGACACTCGCTTATAAAGGAAAGCACATTTCATTTCCAAAAGCATGCCTCAATCAGATCTCCATCTAAATAACCTGTCCAGCGCTGAGTCCACACACTGACGGATCGAGATCACGTTCAGTGGAGCGCTTTTAATTCTGACTGGCAgggtctgtttttttcccccaccaaaaaTAATCTCTTGCACCGTTACCCCTAGAGAACACTTCTCCAAACAATCTCTAAAACCTCAAAACTGAACAGAGCCAAAACACCATTTCGACAAAAGAtgaagaaatacaaaaaaaagtccAATGTGTCCCTTCTGGTGAAGTCTCTGTGCATTATTTAAATTCCAGGTCATTCAATAGCACTTTTGGCGTATGAAATGCTGTCTCTCCGTGATACAAGAATTTctgtccctttttttctctcttctggtCTCGTCTCTTGGAACACTTTGGCGTATCCCTCTTTGGTGTGATCAAAAATGTGTACAGTTTACACTGTGTTCGTCGTGTTGCCCAGGAACAATGGTGTCTCTGTGccttgtcatttgtgtgtgtgtgtgtgtgtgtgtgtgtgtgtgtatgtgtctgtgtgtgtgtgcatgtgttcatgtgtgtgtgtgttggtcgttGTTCTTCCAGTGTCCCCGTAATGCTTGTTTGTCTTGGCCCTTGACGTCACTTTATCTTGGCAGGCTTGAGATCCTTGACCTGCATGTGCAATGTTTTGTGGACCGCCAGCGTCCTCGACTGACAGAATCCCTTCCCGCACTCTTGGCATTTGAAAGGCTTCTCTTTTGAGTGAATGTATCTGGAGGGCAAGAAACAGACAAAAGGAGGAATGTTATATGACAGCCCAACAGTTTTTCGTCTTGTGCCGGGGGAACCACAGCCATGCTTAGTACTAAAGCCCTGTCCATAAAAGAAACATCTGTCAAGCACATTCGAAAAACACACTCATGTATTAATTACAAAGGATACAAAAAACCTCTGTAACAGCTGTATTAGATGTGTTAATTCAGAGAAAGTGCCAGGAAAATGGACGGCAGCTTTAAGGACTGTGTCATGATTATGTTGACTGGTCTGAGTCAACCATGTTCATGTTAATTTGCTATTCTGTACATATGAGAAATGAAACACTTAATGCTGCATGACTGCATGAAGTCTGGGTAAAGAACGTTTCTTAACACTGTCAGCTTAAACCCATAATATATTGTAATTTCTAAGTTATAAAGATTTATGTATTTTCATCAGTATCCATATTAATAAAAACGTCATGCTGTATTAGCCCTCAGTAAAAACAAAGTTTCTTAAATTGTCAGCTTTTACCCTCAATGTATTGCGAAAAGTATATCATACTAAATCAGCTATGGCTTACTGACTCACACTGTTTTCATCCGATCATGGTAATAAAATCTTGGCAGGTAGCGTGGCATGTGTAGGGCCGTGTGGGTGCCGATGTGTAGCGTACTGTACCTGTGATCTCTGAGGTGGTCCTGTCGCCGGAAGGCCTTGTGGCAGATGTCACAGGTGTAGGGTCGCTCgtccgtgtgcgtgcgctcgtggaTCAGCAGGTTGTAGGACTTGGTGAAGTGGCGGCCGCAGAACTTGCACACAAACTCCTTCTTGGTCTTGGAGGGGAGGCGTCCGCGGCTGGGCTTCCGCTCCGGGGAGGCCAGCTTGGCCACGTCCAGCAGGCAGCCCAGCGCCGGGGGGTGGTGCACGGAGGAAGCGGGCGGGTGCGCCCCGGTGGTGCTCAGGTCCTCCGCCTTCAGAGGGTCCTCCTGGGTCGCCGCCGCTGCCAGGTTGGCAAAGTCGAAGCGGGGCTTGTTCTTGGACGAAATGCCGATGGCCGTGCCGTTGCCGTTCCCCCCTGAggagtcctgctgctgctgctgcttgctgctgGCCTGCATCAGGTGTgggaagagggggatggagggcagTTGGAAgcgagcggcggcggcggcgtccACCAGGCCAGCGGGCAGCTTGGAGAAAGTGCAGCGGGGCAGGGCGGCGAAGGGCGGGTAGCCCAGGGTCCACTGGTGCAGGTGCACGGCGTGCAGGGCACTGAAGCTGTAGATGCTGTTGGGCACGTGGTCGGAGGAGGGCAGCTGGAAGCCGTTGGAGGCCTGCAGCAGGGAGTAGTTGGCCAGCTGCAGGGACGGGTGCAGGGGCACCGGCGCTGGAAGCGTCTTACTTCCCATGGCTGTCTCAGAAAACGTTGccgaggggggaaaagggggggaaacCACCAGGGGAGAGATGGGGTAATGTTCTCTgaaacacaaaaaagaaaggCGGGGGGGAATGATAGGTTAGAAACGATatgtgaaaggaaaaaaaaatacatatgccAAGTTCACGTCTTTGCCTGACTAAAACAAATCAAGATGTTATTAAGTTAAATCATAACCATCATTCCTGGGAGACACACAACATCCTTGTTtacgcacatgtgtgtctgtctcataGGAGGACGGGAAGGCAATGACAGGAGTATTTGGAAggaagagaaacacacagtgagagagagaagtctgACAGGCTGGAGaaggcagagcacacacacacacacacacacacacacacacacacacacacacacacacacacacacacacacacacacaaacaccagagcCTGCTGCCAGACGTTAACGCGTGTTTGGTGTAGGCGTTGCCCCCGCTCCCAGAAATTGTGCCCAGGGCTATTCACCTCAAAGAAACCATTCACTGAGGTAACATACCTCGATGAACAATTTCATCAGGTTTGATGGGATAGACACAATGAACAATCACACTCTATTGTGTCTTGATTTTGATGAACAGATGAAATATTTATATGGAACAAGTCCACAACGAGACAACAGAAAATTCTTTACATTTCTGTGACTGAAATATGATTTGACTCTGGCCTCTGCTGTAACTTGTGATTGCAAGTGTGTCTTTTGTAGTATAACCAAAAAAATAGGACAGGGTTAGCT
This is a stretch of genomic DNA from Engraulis encrasicolus isolate BLACKSEA-1 chromosome 19, IST_EnEncr_1.0, whole genome shotgun sequence. It encodes these proteins:
- the osr1 gene encoding protein odd-skipped-related 1, yielding MGSKTLPAPVPLHPSLQLANYSLLQASNGFQLPSSDHVPNSIYSFSALHAVHLHQWTLGYPPFAALPRCTFSKLPAGLVDAAAAARFQLPSIPLFPHLMQASSKQQQQQDSSGGNGNGTAIGISSKNKPRFDFANLAAAATQEDPLKAEDLSTTGAHPPASSVHHPPALGCLLDVAKLASPERKPSRGRLPSKTKKEFVCKFCGRHFTKSYNLLIHERTHTDERPYTCDICHKAFRRQDHLRDHRYIHSKEKPFKCQECGKGFCQSRTLAVHKTLHMQVKDLKPAKIK